One genomic segment of Nitratidesulfovibrio sp. includes these proteins:
- a CDS encoding HD domain-containing phosphohydrolase yields the protein MTQASAAQQDPSEFFAVPTTMLLPDMSGSFGVYIRQEKGFVLYAHEGEQFTPRHRLQLRAHGVEHIYVHRAQHPLYREHRELYLGRILSDETIPLPERARLFYATSTEIVQEVFERKLPRSLKRATFDRILALVSEGISFLTLENSLKTVASLVAHDYHTYSHSLHVFVYSQAILQSYGFDEESLVQFGLGAMLHDIGKTFVNPDILAKPGALTLDERIEVNRHPVFGVGACTLMPLSQDAINCILFHHEKLDGTGYPCGLAGGEIPLPVRAITIADIYDALTSNRPYAPAMNAFQVLRLMMNEMREQIDLDIFKRFVMILSGANVV from the coding sequence ATGACACAGGCATCGGCTGCGCAACAGGACCCCTCGGAATTCTTCGCGGTGCCCACCACGATGCTTCTGCCTGACATGTCGGGTTCTTTCGGCGTGTACATCAGGCAGGAGAAGGGGTTTGTCCTCTACGCCCACGAAGGCGAACAGTTCACGCCGCGCCATCGCCTGCAACTGCGTGCGCACGGGGTGGAGCACATCTACGTGCATCGGGCGCAGCACCCCCTGTACCGCGAACACCGCGAACTGTACCTGGGGCGCATCCTTTCCGACGAAACCATCCCCCTGCCGGAACGAGCCCGCCTGTTCTACGCCACCTCCACCGAAATCGTGCAGGAGGTGTTCGAACGCAAGCTGCCCCGCAGCCTGAAGCGCGCCACCTTCGACCGCATCCTGGCCCTGGTCAGCGAAGGCATCAGCTTCCTGACGCTGGAAAATTCGCTGAAGACCGTGGCATCGCTGGTCGCGCACGACTACCACACCTATTCCCACTCGCTGCACGTCTTCGTGTATTCGCAGGCCATCCTGCAAAGCTACGGCTTTGACGAGGAAAGCCTGGTGCAGTTCGGCCTGGGGGCCATGTTGCACGACATCGGCAAGACCTTCGTCAACCCGGACATCCTGGCCAAGCCCGGCGCGCTGACGCTGGACGAACGCATCGAGGTCAACCGCCACCCGGTGTTCGGCGTGGGCGCGTGCACGCTGATGCCCCTGTCGCAGGACGCCATCAACTGCATCCTGTTCCACCACGAGAAACTCGACGGCACCGGCTACCCCTGCGGCCTCGCGGGCGGCGAAATCCCCCTGCCGGTGCGGGCCATCACCATCGCCGACATTTACGACGCGCTGACATCAAACCGCCCCTACGCCCCAGCCATGAACGCCTTTCAGGTGCTGCGCCTGATGATGAACGAGATGCGCGAGCAGATCGACCTCGACATCTTCAAGCGTTTCGTGATGATCCTTTCCGGCGCCAACGTGGTGTAG
- a CDS encoding DUF4422 domain-containing protein gives MDIKIFACYHKAAQTIRSDIIQPIHVGKALSAADLGFPGDDTGDCISTKNTHYCELTATYWIWKNVHADVVGLFHYRRLLNLANARTKTHKTDAASLSAHGLTRENIHSLLCRYDVLLPHECSFDETIHEQYRKAHFASDIDTALAVIDEKYPHMSHAADTVIRKSSRMYGTNMFVAPKPLFDEYARWLFDILFEVERRVHDNVHDRNDYQKRIYGFLSERLMAVFIRYKQQADGLKFMTFPVLHVEEDERKWNRYRFHFFGHRLLGALGLGKKRWQRQM, from the coding sequence ATGGATATCAAGATCTTTGCCTGCTACCACAAGGCAGCCCAGACCATCCGCAGCGACATCATCCAGCCCATCCATGTCGGCAAGGCCCTTTCCGCCGCCGATCTCGGTTTTCCCGGCGACGACACCGGCGACTGCATATCCACAAAAAATACACACTATTGCGAGCTGACAGCCACCTACTGGATATGGAAAAACGTACACGCCGACGTCGTGGGCCTGTTCCACTACAGGCGGCTGCTGAACCTTGCCAATGCGCGCACCAAGACCCACAAGACAGATGCCGCGTCCCTTTCCGCCCATGGACTGACGAGGGAAAACATCCATTCGCTGCTCTGCCGGTACGACGTGCTTCTGCCGCACGAGTGCAGCTTTGACGAAACCATCCACGAACAGTATCGCAAGGCGCATTTTGCGTCCGACATCGACACCGCACTTGCCGTCATCGACGAAAAGTATCCGCACATGTCCCATGCTGCCGACACCGTCATACGCAAAAGCTCGCGCATGTACGGCACCAACATGTTCGTTGCCCCCAAGCCCCTGTTCGACGAATATGCACGCTGGCTGTTCGACATTCTTTTCGAAGTCGAACGGCGCGTGCATGACAACGTTCACGACAGGAATGACTACCAGAAGCGGATATACGGCTTTCTCTCAGAACGGCTGATGGCCGTGTTCATCAGATACAAGCAGCAGGCGGACGGACTGAAGTTCATGACCTTTCCCGTCTTGCACGTAGAAGAAGACGAACGGAAATGGAACCGCTACAGATTCCATTTCTTCGGGCACAGGCTGCTGGGCGCACTTGGCCTTGGCAAGAAACGCTGGCAACGGCAGATGTAG
- a CDS encoding methyl-accepting chemotaxis protein, with product MMQGLRIRTLIFLLALVPLVCLGGFAWLGSIGAGSITPGTIWLAGGITVGCAVILAIALAFLLHAKVVKPLGEITWRLDRLKAGDHSVCFACDGGDELVEMRISLDGLIGQLRRNLSFAQGVLKGIDTPFVVVDPKEVLTYTNANLLHILEHDGKPESFYGQNVAQFFYGDATRRTVLRDCIENGTIARREVDLMGRKGGKRRIFINASPLYDIEGKLMGALCIYQDLTDLRAREAELEATNKRIADAARQSEEISGEVARTSTTLAGQMRNAGTLTDRQASRIGETAAAMDEMNGAVLAVARNASDAARQATDARAKAEAGAGVVEKAMAAIDEVSTMAARLKADLGTLGTRAEGIGRVMEVISDIADQTNLLALNAAIEAARAGDAGRGFAVVADEVRKLAEKTMNATREVGEAIRAIQEGTRDSVAGMEAAVHAVERSRGLSAESGAALAEIVTLVVATNDQVHAIATAAEQQSSTSEHISSSVAEVRDISGKVTSEVEQAGRAVGALADMAAQLRGIIHNMTA from the coding sequence ATGATGCAAGGGTTGCGCATCCGGACGCTTATCTTCCTGCTCGCACTCGTTCCCCTGGTCTGTCTGGGCGGTTTCGCCTGGCTCGGTTCCATCGGCGCGGGCTCCATCACCCCCGGCACCATCTGGCTGGCCGGGGGCATCACCGTGGGGTGTGCGGTGATACTGGCCATTGCCCTGGCTTTTCTGCTGCATGCCAAGGTGGTCAAGCCCCTGGGCGAGATCACCTGGCGGCTCGACCGGCTGAAGGCCGGTGACCATTCCGTCTGTTTCGCCTGCGACGGCGGCGATGAACTGGTCGAGATGCGCATCTCCCTTGATGGGCTTATCGGCCAGTTGCGCAGAAACCTTTCATTTGCGCAGGGTGTGCTGAAGGGGATCGATACCCCCTTCGTGGTGGTGGACCCCAAGGAGGTGCTTACCTACACCAACGCCAACCTGCTGCACATTCTGGAACACGACGGCAAGCCGGAAAGTTTCTACGGCCAGAACGTGGCCCAGTTCTTCTACGGCGACGCCACCCGCCGCACCGTGCTGCGCGACTGTATCGAAAACGGCACCATCGCCCGGCGCGAGGTGGACCTGATGGGCCGCAAGGGCGGCAAACGGCGCATCTTCATCAATGCCTCGCCCCTGTACGACATAGAGGGCAAGCTGATGGGCGCATTGTGCATCTATCAGGACCTTACCGACCTGCGCGCCCGCGAGGCCGAACTGGAAGCCACCAACAAGCGCATTGCCGATGCGGCCCGCCAGTCGGAGGAAATATCCGGCGAGGTGGCCCGCACCTCGACCACCCTGGCCGGGCAGATGCGCAATGCGGGCACCCTGACCGACAGGCAGGCCAGCCGCATCGGCGAGACGGCAGCTGCCATGGACGAGATGAACGGCGCGGTGCTGGCAGTGGCCCGCAACGCCTCGGACGCCGCCCGCCAGGCCACCGATGCCCGCGCCAAGGCGGAAGCCGGGGCGGGCGTGGTGGAGAAGGCCATGGCCGCCATCGACGAGGTGAGCACCATGGCCGCCCGGCTGAAAGCCGACCTTGGCACGCTGGGCACCCGGGCCGAGGGCATTGGCCGGGTCATGGAGGTCATCAGCGACATTGCCGACCAGACCAACCTGCTGGCGCTGAATGCGGCCATCGAGGCGGCCCGCGCCGGTGACGCCGGTCGCGGTTTCGCGGTGGTGGCCGACGAGGTGCGCAAGCTGGCCGAAAAGACCATGAACGCCACCCGGGAAGTGGGCGAGGCCATCCGGGCCATCCAGGAAGGCACCCGCGATTCGGTGGCGGGCATGGAAGCGGCGGTGCATGCCGTGGAACGCTCGCGCGGGTTGTCCGCGGAATCGGGCGCGGCCCTGGCGGAAATCGTCACCCTGGTGGTGGCCACCAACGATCAGGTGCACGCCATCGCCACGGCGGCGGAGCAGCAGTCGTCCACCAGCGAGCACATCAGCAGTTCCGTGGCCGAGGTGCGCGACATCTCGGGCAAGGTCACCTCCGAGGTGGAGCAGGCCGGGCGGGCGGTGGGCGCGCTGGCCGACATGGCCGCGCAGTTGCGGGGGATCATTCATAACATGACCGCATAG
- a CDS encoding amphi-Trp domain-containing protein: protein MDGEKQKVSIEQQMAYADAVAYLEALLKGFKEGRIVVERGGEAVVLTPPQNVNVEIEARRKGDKQKFSLELEWSAVPAVVEDPLTISADLPKADAPCASGCPTATPAEAAKPADAKPTPAPAKPAPSAPASTVNYGKAEPAKPADPAKPAPKDAPKPGGK, encoded by the coding sequence ATGGACGGTGAAAAGCAAAAGGTGAGCATTGAACAGCAGATGGCATACGCCGACGCGGTGGCCTACCTGGAAGCGCTGCTCAAGGGCTTCAAGGAAGGGCGCATCGTGGTGGAACGCGGTGGAGAGGCCGTGGTGCTTACCCCGCCCCAGAACGTGAACGTGGAAATCGAGGCGCGCCGCAAGGGCGACAAGCAGAAGTTCTCGCTGGAACTGGAGTGGAGCGCGGTCCCCGCCGTGGTGGAAGACCCGCTGACCATCTCCGCCGACCTGCCCAAGGCCGACGCCCCCTGCGCTTCTGGCTGCCCCACCGCCACCCCGGCGGAAGCGGCCAAGCCCGCCGACGCAAAGCCCACCCCGGCCCCGGCCAAGCCCGCTCCTTCGGCCCCGGCGTCCACGGTGAACTACGGCAAGGCCGAACCCGCCAAGCCCGCCGACCCCGCCAAGCCCGCTCCCAAGGACGCTCCCAAGCCCGGCGGCAAGTAG
- a CDS encoding HD domain-containing phosphohydrolase: MKETIPSHTPAGDPRFFPVSPLMIFPKAVGSFSVYLRQGNTLVLYAAAGEAFTERHRTNLFENGVREVYVRLEQRENYTRYVEENLGAILQDESIPLPERAGTFYRASTEILRDAFEARMPVPLDSDTFRRLHYFVTQSIRFLTSADSLRALGEFIAHDYKTYTHSINVLIYTMPLAQTLGLDDAALIRVGIGVLLHDVGMTRVPKAIIERVGRLLPDEEAVYRTHPAQGVATIAQVPLTQEAINCILFHHERMDGSGYPTGLSGEQIPPVVRALAVADTFDTLTSTRSGHPTATSAFEVLNRMRAEMAATLDMEMFRRFVLVLSGAMLDGGFGAEMG, translated from the coding sequence ATGAAAGAAACCATCCCTTCACATACTCCGGCGGGCGACCCGCGATTCTTCCCCGTATCGCCCCTGATGATCTTTCCCAAGGCCGTTGGTTCGTTCAGCGTGTATCTGCGGCAGGGCAACACCCTGGTATTGTATGCCGCAGCGGGCGAGGCCTTCACCGAACGGCATCGCACCAACCTGTTCGAGAACGGCGTGCGTGAAGTGTACGTGCGCCTTGAACAGCGCGAAAACTACACCCGCTACGTGGAAGAGAACCTGGGCGCCATATTGCAGGACGAATCCATTCCGCTGCCGGAACGGGCAGGCACCTTCTACCGGGCCTCCACCGAAATACTGCGCGACGCCTTCGAGGCGCGCATGCCCGTGCCCCTGGACAGCGACACCTTCCGCAGGCTGCACTACTTCGTCACCCAGTCCATCCGTTTCCTGACCAGCGCCGATTCGCTACGGGCCCTCGGCGAATTCATCGCGCACGACTACAAGACCTACACCCACTCCATCAACGTGCTCATCTACACCATGCCCCTGGCGCAAACCCTGGGGCTGGACGATGCGGCGCTGATCCGCGTGGGCATAGGCGTCCTGCTGCACGACGTGGGCATGACCCGCGTGCCGAAGGCCATCATCGAGCGGGTCGGCCGCCTGCTGCCGGATGAAGAGGCCGTGTACCGCACCCACCCCGCGCAGGGGGTGGCCACCATCGCCCAGGTGCCCCTGACGCAAGAGGCCATCAACTGCATCCTGTTCCACCACGAGCGCATGGACGGTTCCGGCTACCCCACGGGCCTTTCGGGCGAGCAGATTCCGCCCGTCGTGCGTGCGCTGGCCGTGGCCGACACCTTCGACACGCTTACCTCCACGCGCAGCGGGCACCCCACGGCAACATCCGCCTTCGAGGTGCTGAACCGCATGCGCGCGGAAATGGCAGCGACCCTGGACATGGAAATGTTCCGGCGCTTCGTGCTGGTGCTGTCCGGGGCCATGCTGGACGGCGGCTTTGGCGCCGAAATGGGCTGA